The DNA region AGGGTCTTCCCCCTTCCCATTTGATTGAGATAGAGACGCTCGAAAGGAAGAGCCTTTGCCGAAACCAATAGAGGATGGAGCAATACCAATCCAAGAAGCACAGTGAGTACGGCGCGGAGGGCTTTTCCTCTCTCAAATATCCATTTAAGGAGGAAGAATGCGCCAGAAGCAGCTATTATGTAGAAAGAAGGGAGAAGTTCCAAAACATACCGGGTATACTTCCCTCCGGAGATAGAGAGAAGAAAGAGCCAGAGGAAGAACCAAAAGAGAACGAACAAAGCTCCCTCTTCTTTCCACCTTCGAAGAAGGTAAAAGAGGCCAAAGGCAAAGAAAAACAAAAGGGAAAGGGGAACCTTAACCCCAAGGAAAAGGAGGTAGAAATACCAGGGAACTCCGAAAAATGTATAGACCGGTTTCGAGTGATAGAGCTTTCCCATCATAAAATATCCACGATGGATGATCCTCTGATGAAGAAAGTAACCCTTGATATAGCTCAAGGTCGCTGGGTGGACGATAAACGGATTGGCGATCAGAAAAAAAATACCGGCGATAAGGAAAATAGAAAGCCAAGTTCTTCTTTCGATCAGCCAGCTTCCCCGGCGATAGAGGATATCGTAGTAGAAAAGGGGGATCCAGATATAGGGAATGAGGTATTTGGAGGCATAGGCGAGTCCAAAATAGGCACCGGCACGATGGTACTCAAAAACAGGGGAAATGTTTCTTCTTCCTCTAAGAAGGAAATAACAGGCAAGGGTGAAGAAGAAGACGATAAATGTATCCTCCTTTCCTACCCTGTTAAAGGAGATCGCCGATACTCCCACCGCAAAGAAGTATGCCGAGATGGTGCCGATCAAGGAGCCGAAGAGCTCCTCAGCAAGGAGATAGACGGGAATAACGGTGAGGGCTCCAAGAAAGGCGGTAGGAACCCTCACCAAAAACTCCGGAGAAAACACATCTCTACCGAGAAGGAAGTTCACCCTTTTCCCCGCCTCCAAGGAAGCATTTATAGCCGCTTTTAAAAGGAGAGGATGTTCGGCGTTGGCGGATAGGTTTCCTTTCTTGATCTGCTCAATTGCGATCACCTTCCTTGCTTCATCTTCAGATAACCCCAAGGTTCCGAGCTTATCCACCCTAAGGAAGAGAGCGAGGAGAAAGAGTGATAACAATATCCCTTTCCGCCAACGCCGCATAGCGCCATCCTCCAGGTCTTCTCTCCGCTTTACTCCACTTCCTCTTTAAGCGCCTTCTTCTTTCTCCGGGTCCAACCGTCAAAGAGATCGTAGAAAAGAGGAATTACAAATAAGGTGAGGAAAGTAGAGGCAAGAAGCCCTCCCATAATTGCCACCGCCATCGGAGATCTCATCTCCGCCCCTTGAGAACGTGAGAGCACCATTGGGAGCACCCCAAGAATGGTGGTAAAACTGGTGATAAGAATAGGACGAAGTCGCACCGAACACCCCTCAAGGATAGCCTCATGCCGAGATAATCCTCTCCTCCTCAACTGGTTCACATAGTCGATCATCACTATACCGTTGTTCACCGCTATACCAGCGAGCATTATCACTCCCATAAATGAAGGAAGGGAAAGGGTCTTTCCACTAATCAAAAGGAAGAATATTACCCCGATCAACGCCAGGGGGATAGTAAACATCACTACGAAGGGATGAACCAGCGATTCGAACTGAGCTGCCATAATCATATAAACGAGGAGAAGCGCGAGAACAAAGGCAATGGATAGATTGGTGATCATCTCCTTGAGCTGCTCGTATTGACCACCGTAGTCGATAAAGTA from Acidobacteriota bacterium includes:
- a CDS encoding glycosyltransferase family 39 protein is translated as MRRWRKGILLSLFLLALFLRVDKLGTLGLSEDEARKVIAIEQIKKGNLSANAEHPLLLKAAINASLEAGKRVNFLLGRDVFSPEFLVRVPTAFLGALTVIPVYLLAEELFGSLIGTISAYFFAVGVSAISFNRVGKEDTFIVFFFTLACYFLLRGRRNISPVFEYHRAGAYFGLAYASKYLIPYIWIPLFYYDILYRRGSWLIERRTWLSIFLIAGIFFLIANPFIVHPATLSYIKGYFLHQRIIHRGYFMMGKLYHSKPVYTFFGVPWYFYLLFLGVKVPLSLLFFFAFGLFYLLRRWKEEGALFVLFWFFLWLFLLSISGGKYTRYVLELLPSFYIIAASGAFFLLKWIFERGKALRAVLTVLLGLVLLHPLLVSAKALPFERLYLNQMGRGKTLYYFPQDELYGAGFREAVSYIARNGERGAFVISDANTALRYYLKRFNRPDLSILRLCSLDLTLERGRVYYIILYQGERYFENDHYFRLLPQLLRPVYTVKIKGHPVAWVFKVATEADWKKVVPLTEVKNRWRSPL